The Brachionichthys hirsutus isolate HB-005 unplaced genomic scaffold, CSIRO-AGI_Bhir_v1 contig_247, whole genome shotgun sequence genome includes a window with the following:
- the LOC137912790 gene encoding uncharacterized protein C4orf54 homolog: MEAAEETLIYRDVTGLHRKLLPEDKKKDTDSKGHATEIKSDESNYVDLNINRDVTKTVKVSFTGEGNRLSVVKCDSSKQRQHENEGESIPGYFVEEELEDKRPLETLIKLPSTDQDSENDKEHQTELKPGDCSEPVRSESDELQYTDMYLNSKTESDDGASAVLSDRCGSDAVEDESHYITTHEIQLTELDHDVDYDPGRGTCWDFEDDNLVYSFVDYASFESDGTQAGALILEGRSRAKAQSKLGGAVPSTEQEDSDLCDSDKCASSDESVCESQRGDVNKGEVHVSIKTASRALNEPANIFDSKTGDRSRFSVVSSGATAAPLCDRAKYFIPAPGRQHLASKLRRKDINEFSSGASSSISELDDADKEVRNLTAKSFRSLACPYFDAINLSTSSESSMSDYGLHGKWSSYWKDGNMSRRSERGGIAHKSSCATLEMNTIVDSKIHGKSITGMKTPQTKLYSLNKRTTCYQSSSSSINTDPRPSGITLNARCNAEKPESARRPKCSKKARANEAAGTLLARSGCEMRYHHTDSTGCKRGVFASGLLKDVISKKMQFEHERNVERGELCDTCPAASPGFQFKDQDGIKDGSLGRGFQRQHSESSSGFTVDSGDDHRLEGSRPSSCAPKEEYKSNKAPDDSIELQHTPSKAPPSPDGNAAVNPMGEGEQKSMKEAESIPVSDPQPTDRTALDTSSMLTKLLFVPSWQLFSKEKGYSEDVLSCAPSTGTGKEKAGKPPDINICLRSVKENKGCTLNIANLLTPKISHNTVNTFRVAADAKCHTFSASDKIPNFTARDIKDTKCKFQIPIYHVRDIRKLVKSSYRFVSLDKSDSKGSAAADKLEEKATKETIKHSLPSPVVIQCQSVKKNAANAEQQIAEESEEHAGIPHTASQSENVPLHCTTSRVSSIVTKQLHPELSELNAESKLTRRRQEAFAGETAERRNEPKVPKQAALEKLKAAVKTMEQLYVYDRNEWKRKTQAPQPITGSHVLSLIADEEQGAEETLSNESILHFGNKAQSITSVGKHSPQSSVVQPSSSSSSSTMKGFNAMVAPLSMKIETLKNSQVEQGKVNTIPTNPTVAPDSENYLSMPGLGCINELRLPDRKPASGEESSKVSQVKEQRSPLGMECPASHVYPSAGATAGPQTQQQVVYFSPSVSARSPAPSTGHTVTQTQRKMLLDPTTGHYYLVDTPTQPTTKRLLDPDTGQYVDVPMPHSPVAPVAPVPLSLSPMALSPGAYTPAYMICPGFIPSPTLPAQMVLPQSPCHYIERGREMVKTTRSPRPETNAMWGESAYYSATGEAPHGPQELPVNLGHVAARGGTTSSERKPVISIATQQGPRIIAPPSFDGTTMSFVVEHW, from the coding sequence ATGGAAGCAGCGGAGGAAACTCTCATTTATCGAGATGTCACCGGCCTTCACAGGAAGCTGCTCCCCGAGGACAAGAAAAAGGACACGGACAGTAAGGGCCACGCCACCGAGATTAAAAGTGACGAGTCCAACTACGTGGATTTGAACATTAATCGCGACGTCACGAAAACAGTGAAAGTAAGTTTCACCGGCGAGGGGAACCGGCTGTCTGTGGTGAAATGCGACAGTTCAAAGCAAAGGCAGCACGAGAACGAAGGGGAGTCCATTCCAGGGTACTTTGTTGAAGAAGAGTTGGAGGACAAGCGTCCTTTGGAGACTCTGATCAAACTTCCCAGCACGGATCAGGACTCGGAAAATGACAAGGAGCACCAGACCGAGCTCAAACCGGGCGACTGCAGTGAGCCCGTGCGAAGTGAGAGCGATGAGCTCCAGTACACGGACATGTATCTGAACAGCAAGACGGAGTCGGACGATGGTGCCAGTGCGGTGCTGTCAGACCGCTGCGGATCCGACGCCGTGGAAGACGAGTCTCATTACATCACGACGCACGAAATCCAGCTGACCGAGCTCGACCACGATGTGGATTACGACCCAGGGCGAGGGACCTGTTGGGATTTTGAAGACGACAACTTGGTCTATTCCTTTGTGGATTATGCGTCTTTTGAAAGCGATGGAACGCAGGCGGGGGCATTGATACTGGAGGGCAGGAGCCGGGCAAAAGCGCAGTCGAAGCTTGGTGGGGCAGTTCCCAGCACCGAGCAGGAGGACAGTGATCTTTGTGACTCGGACAAATGCGCGAGCTCAGATGAAAGCGTGTGTGAAAGCCAACGCGGAGACGTTAATAAGGGGGAAGTACATGTATCAATAAAAACGGCGTCCAGGGCTTTGAACGAACCTGCAAATATCTTTGACAGCAAAACAGGAGACAGGAGCCGCTTCTCTGTTGTGAGCTCCGGCGCCACGGCGGCTCCTTTGTGCGACAGAGCCAAATATTTCATCCCTGCCCCGGGCCGTCAGCACCTTGCATCCAAACTAAGACGGAAAGACATCAACGAATTTTCCAGCGGAGCGTCCAGCTCCATCAGCGAGCTGGACGACGCCGATAAAGAGGTGCGTAATTTAACAGCCAAGTCTTTCCGGAGTTTAGCATGTCCATATTTTGATGCCATTAATCTGAGCACCTCCAGTGAATCCTCGATGTCGGATTATGGGCTACATGGCAAATGGTCTTCTTACTGGAAGGATGGAAACATGTCTAGAAGAAGCGAACGGGGCGGAATTGCGCACAAGTCTTCCTGCGCAACTTTGGAAATGAATACGATTGTGGACAGTAAGATTCATGGTAAATCTATTACCGGTATGAAGACTCCACAAACCAAATTATACTCGCTTAACAAGAGAACAACGTGTTACCAATCGTCCTCCTCTAGCATAAATACTGACCCAAGACCGAGTGGAATTACGCTCAATGCCCGCTGTAATGCTGAAAAGCCCGAAAGCGCCAGGCGTCCAAAATGCTCCAAGAAAGCACGAGCAAACGAAGCCGCTGGGACTTTGTTGGCCAGGTCAGGGTGTGAGATGCGATATCATCACACGGACAGCACAGGGTGTAAAAGAGGCGTGTTTGCATCGGGTCTGTTGAAAGATGTGATTTCTAAAAAGATGCAGTTTGAACACGAGCGTAACGTGGAGAGAGGAGAACTTTGTGACACGTGCCCAGCGGCCTCTCCCGGTTTTCAATTCAAAGATCAAGACGGGATTAAAGACGGGAGTCTAGGACGAGGCTTCCAAAGACAGCATTCGGAATCAAGCTCAGGATTCACAGTGGATTCTGGTGATGATCATCGTTTGGAAGGTAGCAGACCCAGTTCCTGTGCTCCTAAAGAGGAATATAAAAGCAACAAAGCACCAGATGATTCAATAGAGCTGCAACATACGCCTTCCAAAGCACCGCCCAGCCCTGATGGAAACGCTGCTGTCAACCCAATGGGAGAAGGTGAGCAGAAATCTATGAAGGAGGCTGAAAGCATACCTGTAAGTGACCCACAGCCCACAGACAGAACGGCATTAGACACAAGCAGCATGCTGACCAAGCTGCTTTTTGTACCAAGCTGGCAGCTCTTTTCAAAAGAGAAGGGATATTCAGAAGATGTGCTAAGTTGTGCACCTTCGACAGGAACAGGCAAAGAGAAAGCAGGGAAACCCCCCGATATAAACATATGCCTTAGGAGcgtgaaagaaaataaaggttGCACACTGAATATTGCCAATTTGTTAACCCCTAAAATAAGTCACAACACTGTTAACACCTTCAGGGTGGCAGCTGATGCAAAATGCCACACTTTTTCTGCTTCAGATAAAATCCCAAATTTCACAGCTAGAGACATAAAAGACACCAAATGCAAGTTTCAAATACCAATATATCACGTGAGAGATATCCGCAAATTGGTCAAGAGTTCCTATCGCTTTGTTTCTTTGGATAAAAGTGACAGCAAAGGATCCGCAGCAGCTGATAAACTGGAAGAAAAGGCCACAAAGGAGACAATTAAACATTCATTGCCATCTCCTGTTGTGATTCAATGtcagtctgtaaaaaaaaatgctgcaaatgCTGAACAGCAGATAGCCGAGGAGTCGGAGGAACACGCAGGAATCCCACATACAGCATCTCAAAGTGAAAATGTACCATTGCACTGCACGACTAGCCGGGTGTCAAGTATTGTAACCAAGCAGCTGCATCCTGAGCTGTCAGAACTGAACGCTGAAAGCAAACTGACAAGACGCAGGCAGGAGGCGTTTGCAGGCGAAACAGCTGAAAGGAGGAACGAACCTAAAGTCCCAAAGCAGGCTGCGTTAGAGAAGCTTAAAGCTGCTGTCAAAACGATGGAGCAGCTTTATGTCTATGACAGAAATGAGTGGAAGCGTAAAACACAAGCTCCACAACCAATCACTGGCAGCCACGTGCTGTCGCTTATTGCTGATGAGGAGCAGGGAGCAGAAGAAACACTAAGCAATGAAAGCATCCTTCATTTTGGCAATAAGGCACAAAGTATCACTTCAGTTGGGAAACACAGTCCACAAAGCTCTGTGGTgcagccatcatcatcatcatcatcatcgaccATGAAAGGCTTCAACGCCATGGTGGCTCCACTGTCCATGAAAATAGAGACCCTGAAAAACAGccaggtggagcagggaaagGTCAACACCATTCCCACTAATCCCACGGTCGCACCGGACTCGGAAAACTATTTATCCATGCCGGGGCTGGGGTGCATAAATGAACTCCGGTTGCCGGATCGAAAGCCTGCTTCTGGAGAAGAAAGTTCAAAAGTGAGCCAAGTCAAAGAGCAGAGGTCTCCATTAGGGATGGAATGCCCGGCTTCACACGTCTACCCTAGCGCAGGGGCAACAGCAGGGCCTCAAACACAACAACAGGTGGTgtatttctctccctctgtctcggCTAGATCGCCTGCACCTTCGACCGGGCACACTGTCACACAAACTCAGCGCAAGATGCTTTTGGACCCGACCACAGGACATTATTACCTGGTGGACACGCCCACACAGCCCACCACAAAGAGACTGTTGGATCCTGACACTGGCCAGTATGTGGATGTACCTATGCCCCATTCTCCTGTGGCACCTGTCGCCCCTGTGCCTCTCTCTTTGTCCCCCATGGCACTGAGTCCAGGAGCATACACCCCCGCCTACATGATATGCCCGGGCTTTATCCCCTCACCCACTCTCCCAGCCCAGATGGTGTTGCCGCAGTCACCGTGCCACTATATAGAAAGAGGTAGAGAAATGGTAAAAACAACCAGAAGCCCCAGACCAGAAACGAATGCGATGTGGGGGGAGAGTGCATATTACAGTGCAACAGGTGAGGCGCCACACGGCCCACAGGAGCTACCTGTGAACTTGGGACATGTGGCCGCCAGAGGAGGCACAACGTCCTCTGAAAGGAAGCCAGTTATAAGCATCGCCACACAACAAGGTCCAAGAATCATCGCTCCCCCCTCCTTTGATGGGACAACGATGAGCTTTGTAGTGGAGCATTGGTGA
- the LOC137912787 gene encoding leucine-rich repeat LGI family member 2-like, with product MAFPKQWLLAGIALLCIYGAAESKRNFKCPSGCACSKETIICVGASQIPRTVPNEITSLSLVNGSISEITEGMFALMPSLQLLLLNANSLTTIKDDAFSGLPHLEYLFIEGNKIEAITKNAFRGLRDLTHLSLANNEMKSLPRELFFDLDSLLEIDLRGNSFQCNCMNKWLMTWLKNTNATVSDVFCAGPSDMKGKRLNDLPIPPGGCISTDFVRHQSIPIQSMSDDIFSFKEDIYVAMAAPNSNSCVIMEWDHIEMNFRKFDNITGKSVVGCHSILIDNHVLIIVTQLFGGSHIYKFDSQQNKFAKFQTIEVFNVSKPNDIEVFQIDGEWYFVIVDSSKAGVSTLYKWTDQPGRNETGFYSYQFLHEWFRDTDAEFVAVDSKSYLIVASRSQPPVIFLWNKSAKKFLLHNEIPHAVDIVAVKAFRQDSDLYLAMTCYIGDSKVLKWASKKFTEVQALPSRGAMVLQPFTFTGRHYLALGSDYSFTQIYLWDVDAKAFQKFKDIYVQSPRSFTAVMTDRRNFIFSSSLKGKSLVFEHVIVDLSF from the exons ATGGCATTCCCTAAGCAGTGGCTGCTGGCCGGAATTGCgcttttgtgtatttatggCGCAGCTGAATCTAAAAGGAATTTCAAATGCCCTTCAGGATGCGCTTGCTCCAAGGAGACAATCATCTGCGTCGGTGCGTCGCAGATTCCACGGACGGTACCGAATGAGATCACCTCGTT AAGCCTGGTAAATGGATCCATCTCTGAAATTACAGAAGGAATGTTTGCACTCATGCCCTCTCTTCAGCTGCT ACTATTAAATGCTAATTCTCTTACCACAATCAAGGACGATGCTTTCTCCGGCCTTCCACATCTAGAATATTT ATTTATTGAAGGGAACAAGATCGAAGCGATCACCAAAAATGCCTTCCGTGGTTTGCGAGATTTGACTCACTT ATCCCTTGCCAATAACGAGATGAAGTCTCTGCCAAGGGAACTGTTTTTTGACTTGGATTCATTGCTGGAAAT AGATCTGCGAGGAAACTCTTTCCAGTGCAATTGCATGAACAAGTGGCTCATGACATGGCTGAAAAACACCAACGCCACAGTGTCAGATGTGTTCTGTGCAGGCCCCAGTGACATGAAGGGGAAGCGACTCAATGACCTTCCCATTCCCCCCGGCGGCTGCATCTCCACAG ACTTTGTGCGTCATCAGTCCATTCCCATTCAGTCCATGTCAGATGACATTTTCTCCTTCAAAGAGGACATCTACGTGGCGATGGCTGCCCCGAACTCCAACAGCTGTGTCATCATGGAATGGGATCACATTGAAATGAATTTCAGGAAATTTGACAATATAACAG GGAAGTCTGTTGTTGGATGTCACTCAATTCTGATCGACAATCATGTCCTGATAATTGTCACGCAGCTCTTTGGCGGCTCCCACATTTACAAGTTTGACAGTCAGCAAAACAAGTTTGCAAAGTTTCAAACTATTGAAGTCTTCAACGTCTCAAAGCCAAATGACATTGAGGTCTTCCAAATCGATGGCGAGTGGTACTTTGTGATTGTGGACAGCTCCAAGGCCGGCGTGTCTACGCTGTACAAGTGGACGGACCAACCAGGCCGCAACGAAACTGGCTTCTACTCCTACCAGTTTCTCCACGAGTGGTTCCGTGATACAGATGCCGAGTTTGTCGCGGTGGATAGCAAGTCCTACCTCATCGTAGCAAGTCGCTCTCAACCACCTGTCATCTTCTTGTGGAACAAGAGCGCCAAGAAGTTCCTACTTCACAATGAAATCCCGCATGCCGTCGACATAGTGGCAGTCAAAGCCTTCCGGCAGGACAGCGACTTGTATCTGGCCATGACTTGCTACATCGGTGACTCCAAAGTCCTCAAGTGGGCCAGTAAGAAGTTCACTGAGGTGCAGGCCCTGCCTTCTCGAGGAGCGATGGTCCTCCAACCCTTCACCTTCACAGGCCGGCACTACCTCGCGCTGGGGAGCGATTATTCGTTCACTCAAATCTACCTCTGGGACGTGGACGCGAAAGCATTTCAAAAGTTCAAGGACATTTATGTGCAGTCGCCTCGGTCATTTACAGCAGTGATGACTGACAGGAGGAATttcatcttctcctccagcctcAAGGGGAAATCACTCGTTTTTGAGCATGTAATTGTAGATTTAAGCTTTTAA
- the LOC137912788 gene encoding extracellular superoxide dismutase [Cu-Zn]-like, with translation MSAAAVLDIEAPAEVSENSGVQYAACKMRPSSTLAEGPAKGQVLFKQDFPQGILEVHRSIRGFLVDIAMLSSESPLNRYPPTKEDLFMLKMGLHGLMVLTGAILLVLASCHPCVSGHHDNETLYATCEVEPSSTLGPGLLNVSGRVLFKQNTSDSELEIYVNISGFPTACGPLYRAIHIHEYGDLSDGCESTGGHYDPHDAVHPEHLGDLKNFLPVLGIIDELLTSNASLYGYLSIYGRSVVVYDDEDDMGLGGTPGSLVHGNAGNRIACCVIGICSSDLWNSTVYLH, from the exons ATGAGTGCCGCTGCTGTGCT TGACATTGAGGCTCCAGCAGAGGTCTCGGAGAACAGTGGTGTTCAGTATGCAGCCTGTAAAATGAGACCCAGCTCCACGCTGGCTGAGGGTCCAGCCAAAGGTCAGGTGTTGTTTAAGCAAGATTTTCCTCAAGGTATTCTTGAAGTCCATCGAAGCATCCGTGGCTTCCTCGTAGATATAGCGATGCTCAGCTCTGA ATCACCGCTGAACCGTTACCCACCGACAAAGGAAGATCTGTTCATGCTGAAGATGGGTCTCCACGG attAATGGTTCTAACAGGGGCCATTTTGCTTGTGCTGGCAAGCTGTCATCCATGTGTCTCTGGTCACCATGACAACGAAACTCTGTACGCAACCTGTGAAGTTGAACCCAGCTCCACACTGGGTCCGGGTCTGTTAAACGTGTCTGGCCGGGTGCTGTTTAAGCAAAATACTTCTGACAGCGAGCTTGAAATCTATGTCAACATCAGTGGCTTCCCCACAGCGTGTGGCCCTCTGTACCGAGCTATACACATCCATGAGTACGGAGACCTGAGCGACGGCTGTGAATCAACCGGCGGACACTATGATCCGCATGATGCAGTTCACCCCGAACACCTTGGAGACTTGAAAAATTTTCTGCCTGTGTTGGGAATAATCGATGAACTGCTAACATCTAATGCATCACTCTATGGATATCTGTCTATTTACGGAAGATCGGTGGTGGTCTATGATGACGAAGATGACATGGGGCTAGGCGGGACTCCCGGGAGTCTGGTGCACGGAAATGCAGGGAACAGAATCGCCTGCTGCGTTATTGGAATTTGCTCCTCCGACCTTTGGAATTCAACAGTGTACCTTCACTAA
- the LOC137912789 gene encoding extracellular superoxide dismutase [Cu-Zn]-like, protein MSAFCPDISIATEPLHSGRTLIMALHGSMSLIGAVLIVLAGCPQCVSAHSDIEAPPEVSENSGVLYAACKMRPSSTLAEGLPKVYGQVLFKQDFPQGMLKVRLSINGFLPDNDTQLRAVHIHQFGDLSKGCSSTGGHYNPHSEDHPKHPGDFGNFQAQQGKINAMTQSNATLFGHLSVLGRAVVIHEKKDDMGKGGDAGSLLHGNAGNRLGCCVIGISSCNLWNTNRRRMRKY, encoded by the exons ATGAGCGCGTTTTGTCCTGACATTTCTATCGCCACTGAGCCGTTGCACTCCGGGCGAACGCTGATAATGGCTCTACACGG ATCAATGAGTCTAATAGGAGCAGTGTTGATTGTGCTGGCAGGCTGCCCACAATGCGTCTCTGCTCACAGCGACATTGAGGCTCCACCAGAGGTCTCGGAGAACAGTGGTGTTCTGTATGCAGCCTGTAAAATGAGACCCAGCTCGACACTGGCTGAGGGGCTGCCCAAAGTGTATGGCCAGGTGTTGTTTAAGCAAGATTTCCCTCAAGGTATGCTTAAAGTCCGTCTAAGCATCAATGGCTTCCTCCCAGACAACGACACTCAGCTCCGAGCGGTGCACATCCATCAGTTTGGAGACCTGAGCAAGGGGTGTTCCTCAACCGGAGGCCACTACAATCCTCATAGTGAAGATCACCCCAAGCACCCTGGAGACTTTGGAAATTTCCAGGCTCAGCAAGGGAAAATCAATGCAATGACGCAATCCAATGCAACACTGTTTGGACATTTGTCTGTTCTCGGAAGGGCGGTGGTGatccatgaaaaaaaagacGACATGGGAAAAGGCGGAGACGCCGGGAGCCTGCTGCACGGAAACGCAGGGAACAGACTCGGCTGCTGCGTTATCGGAATTTCCTCCTGCAACCTCTGGAACACAAACAGGAGGCGAATGAGGAAATATTAA
- the LOC137912809 gene encoding LOW QUALITY PROTEIN: extracellular superoxide dismutase [Cu-Zn]-like (The sequence of the model RefSeq protein was modified relative to this genomic sequence to represent the inferred CDS: deleted 1 base in 1 codon), with amino-acid sequence MRLYGSMSQLGAVLIVLAGCLQCASAHSDIEAPPEVLENSGVQYAACKVRPSSTLAEGLPKVYGQVLFKQDYPNGKLKVFLQISGFPIVHISKLRPVHIHQHGDLSQGCSSTGSHFNPHGVPHPHHPGDFGNFETQRGEINAMVQANATLFGGLSIIGRALVIHEKQDDMGQVGDIGSLLNGNAGQRLGCCVIGISSPSIWNMSHN; translated from the exons ATGCGTCTCTACGG ATCAATGAGTCAATTAGGAGCAGTGTTGATTGTGCTGGCAGGCTGTCTACAATGTGCCTCTGCTCACAGTGACATTGAGGCTCCACCAGAGGTCTTGGAGAACAGTGGTGTTCAGTATGcagcctgtaaagtgagacccAGCTCCACGCTGGCTGAGGGTCTGCCCAAAGTGTATGGCCAGGTGTTGTTTAAGCAAGATTATCCCAACGGAAAACTCAAAGTCTTTCTTCAGATCAGTGGTTTCCCCATAGTGCATATTTCTAAACTGAGACCGGTGCACATCCATCAGCATGGAGACCTGAGCCAAGGGTGTTCCTCGACTGGAAGCCACTTCAATCCACATGGAGTACCTCACCCCCACCACCCTGGAGACTTTGGTAACTTTGAGACTCAGCGAGGAGAAATCAATGCAATGGTGCAAGCGAATGCAACACTATTTGGAGGATTATCTATTATCGGAAGAGCGTTGGTGATCCATGAAAAACAAGATGACATGGGGCAAGTCGGAGACATTGGAAGCCTGCTGAATGGGAATGCTGGGCAGAGACTTGGCTGTTGCGTGATTGGAATTTCCTCCCCCAGC ATCTGGAACATGAGCCATAATTAG
- the LOC137912819 gene encoding ATP-dependent RNA helicase DHX15, whose amino-acid sequence MSKRHRLDLGDDYTSNKKRSDGRDRDRDRDREDRSRERDRDRDRDKDRDRDRDRDSRPYNVPSNSAVVVPCLPTPKQIAMLQQINPFTNLPHTPRFHEILKKRLQLPVWEYKENFTDIITRHQSFVLVGETGSGKTTQIPQWCLDIVRGIPGPKRAVACTQPRRVAAMSVAQRVADEMDVMLGQEVGYSIRFEDCSSAKTILKYMTDGMLLREAMNDPLLERYGVIILDEAHERTLATDILMGVLKEVVRQRPDLKVIVMSATLDAGKFQVYFDSCPLLTIPGRTHPVEIFYTPEPERDYLEAAIRTVIQIHMCEEEEGDCLLFLTGQEEIDEACKRIKREVDDLGPDVGDIKIIPLYSTLPPQQQQRIFEPPPPKKPSGAIGRKVVVSTNIAETSLTIDGVVFVIDPGFAKQKVYNPRIRVESLLVTAISKASAQQRAGRAGRTRPGKCFRLYTEKAYKTEMQDNTYPEILRSNLGSVVLQLKKLGIDDLVHFDFMDPPAPETLMRALELLNYLAALNDDGDLTELGSMMAEFPLDPQLAKMVIASCEFNCSNEILSITAMLSVPQCFVRPTEAKKAADESKMRFAHIDGDHLTLLNVYHAFKQNHESNQWCYDNFVNYRSLMSGDNVRQQLSRIMERFNLPRRSTEFTSRDYYINIRRALCTGFFMQVAHLERTGHYLTVKDNQVVQLHPSTVLDHKPEWVLYNEFVLTTKNYIRTCTDIKPEWLVKIAPQYYEMSNFPQCEAKRQLERIVAKLESKEYSQY is encoded by the exons ATGTCTAAAAGACATCGTTTGGATTTGGGTGATGACTACACCAGTAATAAGAAGCGGTCTGACGG GAGAGACCGGGACCGTGACAGGGACCGTGAGGACCGTTCcagggagagagatagagatagggacagagacaaggacagggaccgggacagagacagagactcTAGGCCTTATAATGTCCCTTCCAACAGCGCAGTGGTTGTGCCATGCTTGCCTACTCCTAAACAGATCGCCATGCTCCAGCAGATTAACCCATTCACCAACCTACCACACACGCCGCGCTTCCATGAGATCCTAAAGAAAAGGCTGCAGCTTCCAGTGTGGGAGTACAAGGAAAACTTCACCGACATCATCACACGTCACCAGAGCTTTGTTCTTGTTGGAGAGACTGGTTCTGGGAAGACGACGCAG ATCCCTCAATGGTGTTTGGACATCGTTAGGGGCATACCCGGCCCTAAGCGTGCTGTAGCCTGTACTCAGCCGAGGAGAGTGGCGGCAATGAGCGTGGCTCAAAGGGTGGCCGACGAAATGGATGTCATGCTTGGACAGGAGGTCGGCTACTCCATCCGATTCGAGGACTGCAGCTCTGCTAAGACTATACTCAA gtATATGACAGATGGTATGCTACTAAGAGAGGCTATGAATGACCCACTTCTGGAGCGATATGGGGTCATCATTCTGGATGAGGCCCACGAGCGAACTCTGGCCACAGATATCCTGATGGGAGTACTGAAAGAGGTGGTGCGTCAAAGACCAGATCTGAAG GTAATTGTCATGAGCGCCACGCTAGATGCCGGGAAGTTTCAGGTATACTTCGACAGCTGTCCGCTCCTGACCATCCCTGGACGCACCCACCCCGTGGAGATTTTCTACACTCCCGAACCAGAGCGAGACTACCTTGAGGCAGCGATTCGCACAGTTATCCAGATTCATatgtgtgaggaagaagagggtgaCTGCCTTCTCTTTCTCACTGGTCAAGAG GAAATTGACGAGGCGTGCAAACGGATCAAACGTGAGGTCGACGACCTTGGACCTGATGTTGGGGACATCAAAATCATTCCTCTGTATTCGACATTACcgccacagcagcaacaaaggATCTTTGAgcccccacctccaaaaaagcCCAGCGGTGCAATTGGAAGAAAG GTTGTAGTTTCAACAAACATTGCTGAAACCTCTTTGACTATTGATGGCGTGGTGTTTGTCATTGATCCTGGTTTCGCCAAACAAAAG GTTTACAATCCCCGCATAAGAGTTGAGTCTTTGCTCGTCACGGCCATCAGTAAAGCTTCTGCCCAGCAAAGGGCGGGTCGAGCTGGCAGAACACGTCCGGGAAAGTGTTTCCGCCTCTACACCGAGAAGGCCTACAAAACGGAGATGCAG GATAACACATACCCTGAGATTCTTCGATCCAATTTAGGATCTGTTGTGTTGCAGCTGAAAAAGCTCGGCATTGACGACCTTGTGCACTTTGATTTCATGGATCCACCAG CTCCTGAGACACTGATGAGGGCCTTGGAGCTGCTGAATTACCTGGCAGCGCTTAACGACGACGGCGACCTAACAGAGCTGGGCTCCATGATGGCAGAGTTCCCGTTGGACCCCCAGCTGGCTAAAATGGTCATTGCCAGCTGCGAGTTCAACTGCTCTAACGAGATTCTGTCCATTACTGCTATGCTGTCAG TCCCACAGTGTTTTGTCCGCCCCACGGAGGCTAAGAAGGCAGCAGACGAGTCCAAGATGAGGTTTGCACACATCGACGGAGACCACTTGACGCTGCTCAATGTCTATCACGCCTTCAAACAAA ACCACGAGTCGAACCAGTGGTGCTATGACAACTTTGTCAACTACCGTTCTCTGATGTCTGGTGACAATGTACGGCAGCAGCTTTCCAGAATCATGGAGCGCTTCAACCTGCCGCGCCGTAGCACAGAGTTCACCAGCAGAGATTACTACATCAACATTCGTCGAGCGCTCTGCACAGGCTTCTTCATGCAG GTGGCTCATTTGGAGCGCACGGGTCATTACCTCACAGTCAAAGACAACCAAGTGGTCCAGTTGCACCCGTCTACAGTCCTTGACCACAAGCCAGAGTGGGTGCTATATAATGAATTTGTCCTCACCACCAAAAACTACATCCGGACTTGTACAGACATCAAACCGGAGTG GCTGGTAAAGATTGCCCCTCAGTACTATGAGATGAGCAACTTCCCACAATGTGAAGCTAAAAGACAACTGGAACGAATCGTTGCTAAACTCGAGAGCAAGGAGTACTCCCAGTACTGA